One window of the Corynebacterium glutamicum ATCC 13032 genome contains the following:
- a CDS encoding glucose PTS transporter subunit IIA, with protein MASKLTTTSQHILENLGGPDNITSMTHCATRLRFQVKDQSIVDQQEIDSDPSVLGVVPQGSTGMQVVMGGSVANYYQEILKLDGMKHFADGEATESSSKKEYGGVRGKYSWIDYAFEFLSDTFRPILWALLGASLIITLLVLADTFGLQDFRAPMDEQPDTYVFLHSMWRSVFYFLPIMVGATAARKLGANEWIGAAIPAALLTPEFLALGSAGDTVTVFGLPMVLNDYSGQVFPPLIAAIGLYWVEKGLKKIIPEAVQMVFVPFFSLLIMIPATAFLLGPFGIGVGNGISNLLEAINNFSPFILSIVIPLLYPFLVPLGLHWPLNAIMIQNINTLGYDFIQGPMGAWNFACFGLVTGVFLLSIKERNKAMRQVSLGGMLAGLLGGISEPSLYGVLLRFKKTYFRLLPGCLAGGIVMGIFDIKAYAFVFTSLLTIPAMDPWLGYTIGIAVAFFVSMFLVLALDYRSNEERDEARAKVAADKQAEEDLKAEANATPAAPVAAAGAGAGAGAGAAAGAATAVAAKPKLAAGEVVDIVSPLEGKAIPLSEVPDPIFAAGKLGPGIAIQPTGNTVVAPADATVILVQKSGHAVALRLDSGVEILVHVGLDTVQLGGEGFTVHVERRQQVKAGDPLITFDADFIRSKDLPLITPVVVSNAAKFGEIEGIPADQANSSTTVIKVNGKNE; from the coding sequence ATGGCGTCCAAACTGACGACGACATCGCAACATATTCTGGAAAACCTTGGTGGACCAGACAATATTACTTCGATGACTCACTGTGCGACTCGCCTTCGCTTCCAAGTGAAGGATCAATCCATTGTTGATCAACAAGAAATTGACTCCGACCCATCAGTTCTTGGCGTAGTACCCCAAGGATCCACCGGTATGCAGGTGGTGATGGGTGGATCTGTTGCAAACTATTACCAAGAAATCCTCAAACTTGATGGAATGAAGCACTTCGCCGACGGTGAAGCTACAGAGAGTTCATCCAAGAAGGAATACGGCGGAGTCCGTGGCAAGTACTCGTGGATTGACTACGCCTTCGAGTTCTTGTCTGATACTTTCCGACCAATCCTGTGGGCCCTGCTTGGTGCCTCACTGATTATTACCTTGTTGGTTCTTGCGGATACTTTCGGTTTGCAAGACTTCCGCGCTCCAATGGATGAGCAGCCTGATACTTATGTATTCCTGCACTCCATGTGGCGCTCGGTCTTCTACTTCCTGCCAATTATGGTTGGTGCCACCGCAGCTCGAAAGCTCGGCGCAAACGAGTGGATTGGTGCAGCTATTCCAGCCGCACTTCTTACTCCAGAATTCTTGGCACTGGGTTCTGCCGGCGATACCGTCACAGTCTTTGGCCTGCCAATGGTTCTGAATGACTACTCCGGACAGGTATTCCCACCGCTGATTGCAGCAATTGGTCTGTACTGGGTGGAAAAGGGACTGAAGAAGATCATCCCTGAAGCAGTCCAAATGGTGTTCGTCCCATTCTTCTCCCTGCTGATTATGATCCCAGCGACCGCATTCCTGCTTGGACCTTTCGGCATCGGTGTTGGTAACGGAATTTCCAACCTGCTTGAAGCGATTAACAACTTCAGCCCATTTATTCTTTCCATCGTTATCCCATTGCTCTACCCATTCTTGGTTCCACTTGGATTGCACTGGCCACTAAACGCCATCATGATCCAGAACATCAACACCCTGGGTTACGACTTCATTCAGGGACCAATGGGTGCCTGGAACTTCGCCTGCTTCGGCCTGGTCACCGGCGTGTTCTTGCTCTCCATTAAGGAACGAAACAAGGCCATGCGTCAGGTTTCCCTGGGTGGCATGTTGGCTGGTTTGCTCGGCGGCATTTCCGAGCCTTCCCTCTACGGTGTTCTGCTCCGATTCAAGAAGACCTACTTCCGCCTCCTGCCGGGTTGTTTGGCAGGCGGTATCGTGATGGGCATCTTCGACATCAAGGCGTACGCTTTCGTGTTCACCTCCTTGCTTACCATCCCAGCAATGGACCCATGGTTGGGCTACACCATTGGTATCGCAGTTGCATTCTTCGTTTCCATGTTCCTTGTTCTCGCACTGGACTACCGTTCCAACGAAGAGCGCGATGAGGCACGTGCAAAGGTTGCTGCTGACAAGCAGGCAGAAGAAGATCTGAAGGCAGAAGCTAATGCAACTCCTGCAGCTCCAGTAGCTGCTGCAGGTGCGGGAGCCGGTGCAGGTGCAGGAGCCGCTGCTGGCGCTGCAACCGCCGTGGCAGCTAAGCCGAAGCTGGCCGCTGGGGAAGTAGTGGACATTGTTTCCCCACTCGAAGGCAAGGCAATTCCACTTTCTGAAGTACCTGACCCAATCTTTGCAGCAGGCAAGCTTGGACCAGGCATTGCAATCCAACCAACTGGAAACACCGTTGTTGCTCCAGCAGACGCTACTGTCATCCTTGTCCAGAAATCTGGACACGCAGTGGCATTGCGCTTAGATAGCGGAGTTGAAATCCTTGTCCACGTTGGATTGGACACCGTGCAATTGGGCGGCGAAGGCTTCACCGTTCACGTTGAGCGCAGGCAGCAAGTCAAGGCGGGGGATCCACTGATCACTTTTGACGCTGACTTCATTCGATCCAAGGATCTACCTTTGATCACCCCAGTTGTGGTGTCTAACGCCGCGAAATTCGGTGAAATTGAAGGTATTCCTGCAGATCAGGCAAATTCTTCCACGACTGTGATCAAGGTCAACGGCAAGAACGAGTAA
- the rpsA gene encoding 30S ribosomal protein S1, whose product MPTNNAPQVAINDIGSAEDFLAAIDATIKYFNDGDIVEGTVVKVDRDEVLLDIGYKTEGVIPSRELSIKHDVDPDEVVEVGDQIDALVLTKEDKEGRLILSKKRAQYERAWGAIEELKEKDEPVTGTVIEVVKGGLIIDIGLRGFLPASLVEMRRVRDLDPYIGQELEAKIIELDKNRNNVVLSRRAFLEQTQSEVRSEFLHQLQKGQVRKGVVSSIVNFGAFVDLGGVDGLVHVSELSWKHIDHPSEVVTVGDEVTVEVLEVDLDRERVSLSLKATQEDPWRVFARTHAVGQIVPGKVTKLVPFGAFVRVEEGIEGLVHISELAQRHVEVPDQVVAVGEEVMVKVIDIDLERRRISLSLKQADEDYTEEFDPSKYGMADSYDEQGNYIFPEGFDAETNEWLEGFDEQRQAWEARYAESERRFTAHTAQIERRRQQAEEAAAEAPAGNYSTDSAEDAPAAEAVEESAGSLASDEQLAALREKLAGN is encoded by the coding sequence ATGCCCACCAACAATGCACCTCAGGTAGCCATCAACGACATTGGCTCTGCTGAGGACTTCCTTGCAGCAATCGACGCAACCATCAAGTACTTCAACGATGGCGATATCGTTGAAGGCACCGTGGTAAAGGTCGATCGTGACGAGGTACTTCTCGACATCGGATACAAGACCGAGGGTGTCATCCCATCCCGCGAGCTGTCCATCAAGCACGATGTCGATCCAGACGAGGTCGTCGAAGTCGGCGACCAAATTGACGCACTTGTCCTCACCAAGGAAGACAAAGAAGGTCGTCTGATCCTTTCCAAGAAGCGTGCTCAGTACGAGCGTGCTTGGGGCGCCATCGAGGAGCTCAAGGAAAAGGACGAGCCAGTTACCGGTACCGTCATCGAGGTCGTCAAGGGTGGCCTCATCATCGACATCGGTCTCCGTGGCTTCCTGCCTGCATCCCTCGTTGAGATGCGTCGCGTCCGCGACCTGGATCCGTACATCGGCCAGGAGCTCGAAGCTAAGATCATCGAGCTGGACAAGAACCGCAACAACGTCGTTCTGTCCCGTCGCGCATTCCTCGAGCAGACCCAGTCTGAGGTCCGCTCCGAGTTCCTGCACCAGCTCCAGAAGGGCCAGGTCCGCAAGGGCGTCGTCTCTTCCATCGTCAACTTCGGCGCATTCGTCGATCTCGGCGGTGTCGACGGACTGGTTCACGTTTCCGAGCTGTCCTGGAAGCACATCGACCACCCATCTGAGGTTGTCACCGTCGGCGACGAAGTCACCGTTGAGGTTCTCGAGGTCGATCTCGACCGCGAGCGCGTCTCCCTGTCCCTGAAGGCTACCCAGGAAGACCCATGGCGCGTCTTCGCTCGCACTCACGCTGTGGGCCAGATCGTTCCAGGCAAGGTCACCAAGCTGGTTCCATTCGGTGCGTTCGTTCGCGTCGAAGAGGGCATCGAAGGCCTCGTCCACATCTCCGAGCTGGCTCAGCGCCACGTCGAGGTTCCGGACCAGGTTGTCGCAGTTGGCGAAGAGGTCATGGTCAAGGTCATCGACATCGATCTCGAGCGTCGTCGTATCTCCCTGTCCCTCAAGCAGGCTGACGAGGACTACACCGAAGAGTTCGACCCATCCAAGTACGGAATGGCTGACTCCTACGACGAGCAGGGTAACTACATCTTCCCTGAGGGCTTCGACGCCGAGACCAACGAATGGCTCGAAGGCTTCGATGAGCAGCGTCAGGCTTGGGAAGCTCGCTACGCCGAGTCCGAGCGTCGCTTCACCGCTCACACCGCTCAGATCGAGCGTCGTCGTCAGCAGGCTGAAGAGGCAGCTGCCGAGGCTCCGGCCGGCAACTACTCCACTGATTCTGCAGAAGATGCACCTGCAGCAGAAGCAGTTGAAGAGTCCGCTGGCTCCCTCGCTTCCGATGAGCAGCTCGCTGCTCTTCGCGAGAAGCTCGCAGGTAACTAA
- a CDS encoding LacI family DNA-binding transcriptional regulator, with amino-acid sequence MATEKFRPTLKDVARQAGVSIATASRALADNPAVAASTRERIQQLASDLGYRANAQARALRSSRSNTIGVIVPSLINHYFAAMVTEIQSTASKAGLATIITNSNEDATTMSGSLEFLTSHGVDGIICVPNEECANQLEDLQKQGMPVVLVDRELPGDSTIPTATSNPQPGIAAAVELLAHNNALPIGYLSGPMDTSTGRERLEDFKAACANSKIGEQLVFLGGYEQSVGFEGATKLLDQGAKTLFAGDSMMTIGVIEACHKAGLVIGKDVSVIGFDTHPLFALQPHPLTVIDQNVEQLAQRAVSILTELIAGTVPSVTKTTIPTALIHRESIINSTLRKKDGLPNE; translated from the coding sequence ATGGCGACGGAAAAATTCCGACCGACTCTTAAAGATGTCGCTCGTCAAGCAGGTGTCTCCATCGCCACAGCATCACGAGCACTAGCGGATAATCCGGCGGTTGCTGCATCGACTCGTGAAAGAATCCAACAATTAGCCTCTGATCTGGGTTACCGGGCCAATGCTCAAGCTCGTGCGCTTCGCAGTTCTCGCAGCAACACCATTGGTGTGATTGTTCCCAGTTTGATTAACCATTACTTCGCCGCAATGGTTACTGAAATTCAAAGCACCGCCAGCAAAGCTGGACTTGCCACGATTATCACCAACAGCAATGAAGATGCGACCACTATGTCTGGGTCTTTGGAGTTTCTCACCTCGCATGGTGTCGATGGAATCATCTGCGTACCTAATGAGGAATGCGCGAATCAACTAGAGGACTTGCAGAAGCAAGGAATGCCAGTGGTGTTGGTTGACCGAGAGCTTCCAGGAGACTCCACCATCCCAACGGCGACCTCTAACCCCCAACCAGGAATCGCCGCAGCAGTAGAACTCCTGGCTCACAACAACGCGTTGCCGATTGGTTACCTCTCAGGTCCCATGGACACCTCAACAGGTAGAGAGCGATTAGAGGATTTCAAAGCAGCCTGCGCCAACTCCAAAATTGGCGAACAGCTCGTTTTTCTGGGTGGGTACGAACAAAGCGTTGGATTTGAAGGCGCTACGAAATTGCTCGATCAAGGAGCTAAAACTCTTTTTGCCGGCGATTCTATGATGACGATCGGTGTCATTGAAGCCTGCCATAAGGCTGGTTTGGTTATCGGCAAGGATGTCAGCGTGATTGGTTTTGATACACATCCGCTTTTTGCCCTGCAACCTCATCCGTTGACAGTGATTGATCAAAATGTAGAACAACTAGCCCAACGAGCAGTGTCTATCCTCACCGAATTAATTGCAGGCACGGTACCTAGCGTGACGAAAACTACGATCCCCACTGCCCTTATTCATCGTGAATCAATCATCAACTCCACTTTAAGGAAGAAGGATGGACTCCCCAATGAGTAA
- a CDS encoding class I SAM-dependent methyltransferase, with protein MSQFSQANRYWWDVDAADYHERHPSYLGTDSAHGEFYWCPEMLHEKDVRLLGTPAALSGKKILEIGCGSAPCARWLANDVPNAFVTAFDISSQMLKYAGHDHNVHLVQADAMSLPYADSSFDVVFSVFGAIPFVEDSAALMKEIARVLKPGGRLIFSITHPMRWIFLDDPGPAGLTAITSYFDQRGYVEEDEETGALSYAEQHRTMGARINELIDASLHLDHLIEPEWPDELEENWGQWSPLRGKLFPGTAIFLATYRP; from the coding sequence TTGAGCCAGTTCTCTCAAGCAAACCGATACTGGTGGGATGTGGACGCGGCCGACTATCACGAACGCCACCCTTCTTATTTAGGCACGGATTCCGCTCACGGCGAGTTCTACTGGTGCCCCGAGATGCTGCATGAAAAAGATGTACGTCTTCTTGGCACTCCCGCAGCACTCTCCGGCAAGAAAATTTTAGAGATCGGTTGCGGCTCGGCACCGTGTGCTCGGTGGCTGGCCAATGATGTTCCGAATGCCTTTGTCACCGCTTTCGACATTTCTTCACAAATGCTCAAATACGCAGGTCACGACCATAACGTACACCTCGTACAGGCCGATGCAATGTCACTCCCCTACGCCGACAGTTCCTTTGACGTGGTCTTTTCCGTTTTCGGCGCCATCCCCTTTGTGGAGGATTCCGCCGCACTCATGAAGGAAATCGCGCGCGTCCTCAAACCCGGCGGACGCCTCATTTTCTCCATCACCCACCCGATGCGCTGGATTTTCCTCGACGATCCCGGCCCCGCAGGCCTCACCGCGATCACCAGCTACTTCGACCAGCGCGGCTACGTCGAAGAAGACGAGGAAACCGGTGCTTTAAGCTATGCGGAACAGCACCGCACCATGGGCGCGCGGATCAATGAGCTTATCGACGCCTCCCTCCACTTAGATCACCTCATCGAACCAGAATGGCCAGATGAGTTGGAAGAAAACTGGGGCCAATGGTCACCACTTCGAGGAAAGCTCTTCCCCGGGACAGCAATCTTCCTCGCCACGTACCGCCCCTAA
- the coaE gene encoding dephospho-CoA kinase has protein sequence MLRIGLTGGIGSGKSTVADLLSSEGFLIVDADQVARDIVEPGQPALAELAEAFGQDILKPDGTLDRAGLAAKAFVSEEQTALLNAITHPRIAEESARRFNEAEDQGAKVAVYDMPLLVEKGLDRKMDLVVVVDVDVEERVRRLVEKRGLTEDDVRRRIASQVPDDVRLKAADIVVDNNGTLEDLHAEASKLIAEILSRVN, from the coding sequence ATGTTGCGCATTGGACTAACAGGAGGGATCGGCAGCGGTAAATCTACCGTTGCCGATCTTTTGTCATCTGAAGGATTTCTCATCGTCGACGCGGACCAAGTTGCCCGCGATATCGTCGAACCCGGACAACCGGCATTAGCAGAGCTAGCTGAAGCTTTTGGCCAAGACATCTTAAAACCCGACGGCACTCTAGACCGCGCGGGATTAGCAGCCAAAGCATTTGTCAGCGAAGAACAAACAGCGCTGCTCAATGCCATTACCCACCCTCGTATCGCCGAAGAGTCAGCTCGTCGATTCAACGAAGCCGAAGATCAAGGCGCCAAAGTTGCGGTTTATGACATGCCTTTGCTTGTAGAAAAAGGCCTTGACCGCAAGATGGACCTTGTCGTCGTAGTTGATGTTGACGTAGAGGAACGCGTCCGCAGACTTGTGGAAAAACGTGGCCTCACAGAGGACGACGTGCGGCGTCGAATCGCTTCTCAAGTGCCCGACGACGTCAGACTTAAAGCCGCTGACATCGTTGTGGACAATAACGGCACGCTAGAGGACCTTCATGCTGAAGCAAGCAAGCTGATTGCTGAGATTCTTAGTCGCGTGAATTAG
- a CDS encoding MFS transporter, with the protein MSLPVQPSKTSAATVIPLMIALLVAVFAFQLNASMLAPALATMETELNATAAQIGMTQTAFFTAAALFSLFLPRWGDLIGRRKVLVGMMIVTGIGCVVAAFAPNVTILFLGRLIQGVAGPTVPLCLIILRQQVTNEKQYALLLGIVTSVNGGIGGVDALAGGWLAETLGFRSIFWVMAAFCAVAALALPFSVKESTAEETPKMDWLGVLPLAVSIGSLLMAFNEAGKLGAANWILVVVLFIIGIAGVIFFYNIEKRVKHPLVSVEYLGQRRTWALLLSTLLTMTGVFAVMNGLLPNLAQDAANGAGMSASVVSWWTLTPYALAGLVFGPIAGILAGKFGYKIVLQIGIAATIIGVAGATFLVGSTSHLAYLGISIFVGITYAGIANIMLNGLGIVLSPANNQGYLPGMNAGAFNLGAGISFAILFAVSTAFSDNGGGYAAGMWAGVIILVLAFLCSLLIPRPESITDTVAAKVQAEEAAQAAS; encoded by the coding sequence ATGTCACTTCCTGTTCAGCCGAGTAAAACCTCGGCCGCCACAGTCATACCATTGATGATCGCCCTGCTGGTCGCGGTATTCGCCTTCCAGCTCAACGCCTCCATGCTGGCGCCGGCACTGGCCACCATGGAAACTGAACTTAATGCAACAGCTGCCCAAATCGGCATGACGCAGACTGCTTTCTTCACCGCGGCGGCGCTGTTTTCCCTGTTCCTGCCACGTTGGGGCGATCTGATTGGTCGCCGCAAAGTGCTGGTCGGCATGATGATTGTCACCGGTATTGGATGTGTTGTCGCTGCCTTTGCTCCGAATGTGACCATCCTCTTCCTGGGCCGCCTGATTCAAGGTGTTGCTGGCCCAACCGTGCCACTGTGTCTGATCATTCTGCGCCAGCAGGTAACCAATGAAAAGCAATATGCGCTACTTCTCGGAATTGTTACCTCTGTCAACGGTGGTATCGGCGGCGTGGACGCGCTTGCTGGTGGCTGGTTGGCTGAAACACTTGGTTTCCGTTCCATCTTCTGGGTCATGGCTGCTTTCTGCGCTGTCGCTGCCCTCGCACTGCCTTTCAGCGTGAAGGAATCCACCGCTGAAGAAACCCCGAAGATGGACTGGCTTGGTGTGCTGCCACTGGCGGTGTCCATTGGATCTTTGCTCATGGCTTTCAACGAGGCCGGCAAACTCGGTGCCGCGAACTGGATTCTGGTGGTTGTGCTGTTCATCATCGGTATCGCCGGAGTCATCTTCTTCTACAACATTGAAAAGCGCGTTAAGCACCCGCTGGTCAGTGTTGAATACCTCGGTCAACGACGCACCTGGGCATTGCTGCTGAGCACCCTTCTCACAATGACCGGTGTATTCGCCGTAATGAATGGTCTGCTGCCCAACCTTGCGCAGGATGCTGCCAACGGTGCCGGCATGTCAGCGAGCGTGGTGTCCTGGTGGACACTTACCCCATATGCGCTGGCTGGCTTGGTATTCGGTCCAATCGCCGGAATTCTCGCCGGAAAATTTGGATACAAGATCGTCCTGCAAATTGGTATCGCTGCCACCATCATCGGCGTTGCCGGAGCCACCTTCTTAGTCGGAAGCACCTCGCATCTCGCGTACCTCGGCATCTCCATCTTCGTGGGTATTACCTATGCAGGTATTGCCAACATCATGCTCAACGGCCTGGGCATCGTGCTCTCCCCTGCTAACAACCAAGGCTATCTGCCTGGCATGAACGCAGGTGCCTTCAACCTAGGTGCAGGTATTTCCTTCGCCATCCTCTTCGCAGTTTCCACGGCATTCAGTGACAACGGCGGAGGATACGCCGCAGGCATGTGGGCTGGCGTGATCATCTTGGTCCTAGCCTTCCTCTGCTCCCTGCTGATCCCACGCCCAGAATCAATCACCGATACAGTGGCAGCCAAAGTCCAGGCTGAAGAAGCCGCTCAAGCCGCCAGCTAA
- a CDS encoding nucleoside hydrolase: MTTKIILDCDPGHDDAVAMLLAAGSPEIELLGITTVGGNQTLDKVTHNTQVVATIADINAPIYRGVTRPLVRPVEVAEDIHGDTGMEIHKYELPEPTKQVEDTHAVDFIIDTIMNNEPGSVALVPTGPLTNIALAVRKEPRIAERVKEVVLMGGGYHVGNWTAVAEFNIKIDPEAAHIVFNEKWPLTMVGLDLTHQALATPEIEAKFNELGTDVADFVVALFDAFRKNYQDAQGFDNPPVHDPCAVAYLVDPTVFTTRKAPLDVELYGALTTGMTVADFRAPAPADCTTQVAVDLDFDKFWNMVIDAVKRIG, translated from the coding sequence ATGACCACCAAGATCATCCTCGACTGCGATCCAGGACACGACGACGCTGTAGCCATGCTGCTCGCAGCCGGCAGCCCAGAAATTGAACTGCTTGGAATCACCACGGTCGGCGGCAACCAGACCTTGGACAAGGTCACCCACAATACGCAGGTCGTAGCCACCATCGCTGATATCAATGCGCCCATCTACCGCGGTGTCACCCGACCATTGGTGCGCCCCGTTGAGGTAGCCGAAGATATCCACGGCGATACCGGCATGGAAATCCACAAGTACGAACTGCCTGAACCAACCAAGCAGGTAGAAGACACCCACGCGGTGGATTTCATCATCGATACCATCATGAATAACGAGCCCGGCAGCGTAGCGCTGGTTCCCACCGGACCACTGACCAACATCGCGCTGGCAGTCCGGAAAGAACCACGCATCGCCGAGCGAGTCAAGGAAGTTGTCCTCATGGGCGGGGGCTACCACGTAGGAAACTGGACCGCCGTAGCTGAATTCAACATCAAGATCGACCCCGAAGCAGCCCACATCGTATTCAACGAAAAGTGGCCACTGACTATGGTCGGCCTCGACCTTACCCACCAGGCGCTCGCAACACCTGAGATCGAAGCCAAGTTCAACGAGCTGGGCACCGACGTCGCCGACTTCGTCGTCGCGCTTTTCGACGCTTTCCGCAAGAATTACCAGGACGCACAGGGTTTTGATAACCCACCAGTACACGACCCTTGTGCTGTTGCATACCTTGTTGACCCAACCGTATTCACCACCCGCAAAGCACCACTCGATGTGGAGCTGTACGGCGCACTCACCACAGGCATGACCGTTGCTGATTTCCGCGCACCGGCTCCAGCAGATTGCACCACCCAAGTAGCTGTTGACCTGGACTTTGATAAATTCTGGAACATGGTGATCGATGCAGTAAAGCGCATCGGATAG
- a CDS encoding ribokinase: MSNSTGTDIVVVGSINADLTAKVQRHPEPGETLLGSGGTVSAGGKGANQAVAAAQLGAKVTMIGAVGTDQMAGEALTHLRQSGADMSAIATVDGPTGLAIITVSDDGENTIIVIPGANASVTAEFVDKHSQLIENAGIVLLQGEIPADGFERAVDLSQGRVVINLAPVVPVGHDQLRRADPLLVNEHEGALVLDMLGTPATTSDPQSLVTELLEQGFTSVVMTLGAEGALVGTPGQLTAIPTPKIQAVDTTGSGDAFAGALVAKLSEGAGLIEAATFAARVGAYAATRPGAQASYPTLTTDLPSTTH; the protein is encoded by the coding sequence ATGAGTAACTCAACCGGTACCGACATTGTCGTTGTCGGATCCATCAATGCCGATCTCACCGCAAAAGTTCAACGCCACCCTGAACCTGGAGAAACCCTCCTGGGTAGCGGCGGCACAGTGAGTGCTGGTGGCAAAGGCGCCAACCAAGCTGTGGCGGCAGCGCAATTAGGTGCCAAAGTCACCATGATCGGTGCGGTCGGAACCGATCAAATGGCTGGCGAGGCGCTGACACATTTGCGTCAATCAGGAGCAGATATGTCCGCGATTGCCACTGTGGACGGTCCCACTGGTCTTGCCATCATCACTGTGTCTGACGATGGGGAAAACACCATCATCGTTATCCCTGGCGCTAACGCTTCTGTCACCGCGGAATTTGTTGATAAACACTCCCAACTCATTGAGAACGCCGGCATTGTGTTGCTTCAGGGTGAGATCCCTGCCGATGGTTTCGAGCGTGCCGTTGATCTTTCACAAGGACGTGTGGTGATCAATCTGGCTCCAGTTGTGCCCGTGGGACATGATCAGCTGCGTCGTGCCGATCCATTGCTGGTCAACGAACACGAAGGCGCTCTGGTGCTGGACATGCTTGGAACTCCAGCGACCACGTCTGATCCCCAAAGTTTGGTCACTGAATTGCTGGAGCAGGGTTTTACTTCCGTGGTGATGACACTTGGTGCCGAAGGTGCTCTGGTTGGCACGCCGGGCCAACTCACGGCAATTCCTACCCCAAAGATCCAGGCAGTCGACACAACCGGAAGTGGAGACGCGTTTGCGGGGGCACTCGTCGCAAAGCTCTCTGAAGGCGCTGGCCTTATTGAGGCGGCAACTTTTGCTGCGCGCGTTGGCGCTTATGCCGCCACGAGGCCGGGCGCTCAAGCCTCCTACCCCACCCTGACCACTGACCTCCCCTCAACCACTCACTGA